In Bradyrhizobium sp. WBOS07, the genomic window AAGCCGTCGCAGGCCAATGAGGCGGCGTTCGACCGTGCGGTGGCGGAAGTCTCGGAGGCCGCGCGAAGATTGCTGAGCTCGCTGCACACCCATGCGCCGGCGCGCGACCGCGAGGTCGAGGCGGAGCGGGCCAGGGAGCGCTCGCGGCTGCGGTTCGGCTAAAGGAAGATCATGCGCAAACGACACTCTCAAGCGATGACAATTCGTCCAAGTCTCATCGCGCTT contains:
- a CDS encoding DUF2277 domain-containing protein: MCRNIKTLFNFEPPATEDEIHASALQFVRKLSGFNKPSQANEAAFDRAVAEVSEAARRLLSSLHTHAPARDREVEAERARERSRLRFG